A stretch of Pseudomonas taetrolens DNA encodes these proteins:
- a CDS encoding amino acid permease — protein MSESIERKGIHLTRALKSRHIFMLSLGGVIGTGLFMGSGVTINQGGPLGAVLAYLVAGFLMYLVMVCLGELSVEMPVSGSFQTHATKYIGPATGFMIGWVYWMSWATTVGLEFTAAGMLMVRWFPSVPIWYWSALFVVVLFGLNALATRAFGEAEYWFSGIKVAAILGFIIVGVLVIFGALPLANGDPAPMMSNLIGDSLFPNGLSAVFAMMMTVVYAFQGCEIMGVAAGETDQPEKSIPKAVRNVVFRVLIFYVLAIVVLSAIVPWEQAGLMESPFVQMFDMVGIPYAADLMNFVILTAILSVGNSGLYASTRILWAMSKTGMAPKVLSPLSSRGVPLRALSITLCFALVSLMTSFIAADTLFMVLMAVSGMSGTVTWIVIALAQYKFRRAYIKAGGKVSDLKYRAPWYPFLPLLCIAMCCSLFVFLALDETQRPSLYWGFGFIAICYGAYFLTHRKRQADLAQALQTV, from the coding sequence ATGAGCGAATCAATCGAACGTAAAGGCATACACCTCACCCGCGCCTTGAAAAGCCGGCACATTTTCATGCTGTCGCTGGGCGGGGTTATCGGCACCGGTCTGTTCATGGGATCGGGGGTCACCATCAACCAGGGAGGGCCTTTGGGGGCAGTTTTGGCCTATCTGGTGGCCGGTTTCCTGATGTACCTGGTGATGGTCTGTCTGGGCGAGCTGTCCGTGGAAATGCCGGTGTCCGGCTCGTTCCAGACGCATGCAACCAAATACATCGGGCCTGCCACCGGCTTTATGATCGGCTGGGTTTACTGGATGAGCTGGGCGACCACTGTCGGCCTTGAGTTCACCGCCGCCGGCATGTTGATGGTGCGCTGGTTCCCGAGTGTCCCGATCTGGTACTGGTCAGCCCTCTTTGTGGTGGTGCTGTTTGGTTTGAACGCCTTGGCAACCCGGGCCTTCGGTGAGGCGGAGTACTGGTTTTCCGGGATCAAGGTGGCGGCGATCCTGGGCTTTATCATCGTCGGTGTACTGGTGATCTTCGGTGCATTGCCGCTGGCCAATGGCGATCCTGCCCCCATGATGAGCAACCTGATCGGCGACTCCCTGTTTCCCAACGGCCTGTCGGCAGTGTTCGCGATGATGATGACCGTCGTGTATGCCTTTCAGGGCTGCGAAATCATGGGCGTGGCGGCTGGCGAAACCGATCAGCCGGAGAAGAGCATCCCCAAGGCGGTGCGCAACGTGGTGTTCCGCGTATTGATCTTCTATGTGCTGGCGATTGTGGTGCTGTCCGCCATCGTGCCCTGGGAGCAGGCCGGGTTGATGGAAAGCCCGTTTGTGCAGATGTTTGACATGGTCGGCATTCCTTATGCCGCTGACCTGATGAACTTCGTGATCCTGACGGCGATTCTCTCGGTCGGTAACTCGGGTCTATACGCCTCTACGCGAATCCTGTGGGCGATGTCGAAAACCGGGATGGCGCCGAAAGTGCTGTCGCCACTGAGCTCTCGCGGTGTGCCCTTGCGCGCCTTGAGCATCACGCTGTGCTTTGCCCTGGTGTCGCTGATGACCAGCTTCATCGCCGCTGACACCCTGTTTATGGTGTTAATGGCCGTGAGCGGCATGTCCGGCACTGTGACCTGGATTGTGATTGCCCTGGCGCAGTACAAATTCCGTCGGGCCTACATCAAGGCTGGCGGCAAGGTCAGCGATCTCAAGTACCGTGCCCCGTGGTACCCGTTCTTGCCGCTGCTATGCATCGCCATGTGCTGCTCACTCTTCGTGTTTCTGGCCCTGGATGAGACCCAGCGTCCGTCGCTGTATTGGGGCTTTGGTTTTATTGCCATTTGCTACGGCGCTTACTTCCTGACCCATCGCAAACGTCAGGCGGATCTGGCGCAGGCGCTGCAGACCGTTTGA
- a CDS encoding ATP-binding protein — translation MKRAGHNGLVRRLLLFILLFSLCFTVLASCVQLYFEYRREMRDIDSRMELVRAGFLGSLERSLWDLNQEQLNVQLRGLVDFSDVARVRLSSTDFELIQGEPSPLGPLRIERFELTYQPPGGELRHLGELEVSIDLGAVHQRLYATGLASVLWMSVFLCGLAVTLSVLFYRLVTRHLQVMADFARRVAAGDWHEPLRLDKNRSGTEDEIDTVAHALDDMREAILTDIDRREVDRLALQDNRDELQKMVERRTASLLRAKEEAEAANLAKSRFLATMSHELRTPLNGILGMAELLRGARLEALDGKRLEALHKAGEGLLTILNEVLYFARLEEGESHPEQVDFSVRQLIDEVLTLLEPLALSNGNELLARIDPQIAQRCQGAEQFLRQVLSNLVANAIKFTQAGQITVEVALLATDAEPPGQRLRFSVTDNGIGISPAVQAKIFERFTQASEDVRQRYGGTGLGLAISKHLVEVLGGCIGVDSQEGQGSRFWFELTLKPATHVIANAPIASLPGHGLSVLVVEDVALNREVVRGLLERDGHQVCLCEEAEQAMEICRRQTFDLILLDVYLPGMSGVELCRLIRKTSGPNQHSRVFALTASVQPALVRTYLDAGMQGILAKPLKLDSLRRILAGQSPIPGSAGTDELMDWQLLHTHRTLLGEQKLKGLLGVLRDSIAQHHSALIEAIEAGDHTEVSHLSHRLAGSSDSLGFSALAEALRGFESAALINDSAAIQALLPHFQRVLQRSRAVLEDTLSS, via the coding sequence ATGAAACGCGCGGGCCACAATGGTTTGGTGCGCCGTTTGCTGCTGTTCATTCTGTTGTTCAGCCTGTGTTTCACCGTACTGGCCAGTTGCGTGCAGTTGTATTTCGAGTACCGCCGGGAAATGCGCGATATCGACTCACGGATGGAACTGGTTCGTGCCGGGTTTCTCGGAAGTCTGGAGCGCAGCCTATGGGACCTGAACCAGGAGCAACTGAATGTGCAGTTGCGCGGACTGGTGGATTTTTCCGATGTGGCCCGGGTGCGCTTGAGCAGTACCGACTTTGAACTGATACAAGGTGAACCCTCACCGCTCGGACCTTTACGTATCGAGCGCTTCGAGCTGACGTATCAACCCCCCGGTGGCGAGCTTCGACATCTGGGTGAGCTGGAGGTCAGTATCGATCTGGGGGCGGTTCATCAGCGGTTATACGCCACCGGGCTGGCCAGCGTGTTGTGGATGAGCGTGTTCCTGTGCGGTCTTGCCGTCACGCTTTCAGTGTTGTTCTACCGTCTGGTGACCCGACATCTGCAGGTCATGGCCGATTTTGCCCGGCGAGTGGCTGCCGGTGACTGGCACGAGCCTCTGCGGCTGGACAAAAACCGCAGCGGCACCGAGGACGAAATCGATACCGTGGCCCATGCGCTGGATGACATGCGTGAGGCAATCCTCACTGATATTGACCGGCGCGAAGTCGATCGCCTGGCATTGCAGGACAATCGTGACGAACTGCAAAAAATGGTCGAGCGGCGCACGGCCAGCCTGTTGCGTGCCAAGGAGGAGGCTGAGGCAGCGAACCTCGCCAAATCACGCTTCCTGGCCACCATGAGTCATGAGCTGCGTACGCCACTCAACGGCATCCTGGGCATGGCCGAATTGCTACGCGGCGCCCGCCTTGAAGCGCTCGACGGTAAGCGCCTGGAGGCGTTGCACAAGGCGGGCGAAGGTTTGCTGACGATTCTGAATGAAGTCCTGTATTTCGCACGCCTGGAAGAAGGTGAAAGCCATCCGGAGCAGGTCGATTTCTCTGTCAGGCAACTGATCGATGAGGTGTTGACGCTGCTGGAGCCCCTGGCCCTGAGCAATGGTAATGAACTGCTTGCCCGGATTGATCCGCAGATCGCACAACGCTGCCAGGGTGCCGAACAGTTTTTGCGTCAGGTGTTGAGCAATCTGGTGGCGAATGCCATCAAGTTCACCCAGGCGGGGCAGATCACGGTCGAAGTCGCGCTGTTGGCCACTGACGCCGAACCCCCGGGGCAGCGCCTGCGGTTCAGCGTGACCGACAATGGCATCGGTATCTCGCCGGCGGTTCAGGCAAAGATTTTCGAACGCTTCACACAAGCCAGTGAAGACGTGAGGCAGCGTTATGGGGGCACGGGACTCGGCTTGGCGATCAGCAAGCATCTGGTGGAAGTCCTTGGGGGGTGTATTGGCGTCGACAGTCAGGAGGGGCAGGGCAGCCGCTTCTGGTTCGAACTGACCCTGAAGCCAGCCACCCACGTTATTGCCAATGCCCCGATCGCCAGCTTGCCGGGCCACGGGCTGAGTGTTCTGGTGGTCGAAGATGTGGCGTTGAATCGCGAAGTGGTCAGGGGCTTGCTTGAACGCGACGGGCATCAGGTCTGCCTTTGTGAAGAGGCTGAGCAGGCAATGGAGATCTGCCGCAGGCAAACCTTTGACTTGATACTGCTCGATGTGTACCTCCCGGGAATGAGTGGCGTCGAATTGTGTCGACTGATCCGTAAAACCTCCGGGCCCAATCAACACAGCCGTGTTTTTGCCCTGACCGCGAGTGTGCAACCGGCGTTGGTCCGCACTTATCTGGACGCGGGCATGCAAGGTATTCTCGCCAAGCCGCTGAAGCTCGACAGCCTGCGGCGGATTCTGGCCGGGCAATCGCCGATCCCTGGATCCGCCGGAACAGATGAATTGATGGACTGGCAATTGCTGCACACCCATCGCACCTTGCTCGGTGAGCAGAAGCTGAAAGGTTTGCTTGGCGTGTTGCGTGACTCAATCGCTCAGCACCATTCGGCGCTGATTGAAGCCATTGAAGCGGGTGACCATACGGAAGTCAGTCATCTGTCCCATCGCCTCGCCGGGAGCAGCGACTCGCTGGGGTTCAGCGCCCTGGCTGAAGCCTTGCGAGGTTTTGAGTCCGCAGCGCTGATCAACGATAGCGCTGCAATACAGGCGTTATTACCGCACTTCCAGCGCGTATTGCAGCGTTCGCGGGCGGTGCTGGAAGACACGCTGAGCAGCTGA
- a CDS encoding substrate-binding periplasmic protein, protein MLRLLWLLWALAAGTGTVAAERIRYCDYPVYPPISWSDGKQVRGLAPTVVKHLFARLGYEVDIVVLGNWKRCLLDAAEGRVDVVLAYSTAQREQSMHFSTVPVLREEVAVFINRKHPVKFEQLEDLGHYRGGLLFGESYGPDFDRFVIQHNNIEWVSDSRQNFGKLIRGRIDFITQERRTGELYVEHLPGADSITALPRSLSVDYLRVAVSRHSALAERMPQIDTELQRMVDAGEIERWLNESEATYRDMINLPVNTR, encoded by the coding sequence ATGCTGCGGCTGCTCTGGCTGTTATGGGCGCTGGCCGCCGGCACTGGAACCGTGGCGGCCGAACGCATTCGCTATTGCGATTATCCGGTCTACCCGCCGATCTCCTGGAGCGATGGAAAACAGGTGCGCGGCCTGGCACCCACCGTGGTGAAGCACCTGTTTGCCCGTCTCGGGTATGAGGTCGATATTGTCGTGCTCGGCAACTGGAAACGCTGTTTGCTGGACGCCGCCGAAGGCCGTGTCGATGTAGTGCTGGCCTACAGCACGGCGCAGCGTGAGCAGAGCATGCATTTTTCGACCGTGCCGGTGTTGCGTGAAGAAGTGGCCGTGTTCATCAATCGCAAGCACCCCGTGAAGTTCGAGCAGCTTGAAGACCTCGGCCACTATCGTGGCGGCCTGTTGTTCGGCGAGAGTTATGGGCCGGACTTCGATCGCTTCGTTATTCAGCACAACAATATTGAGTGGGTGTCTGACAGTCGACAGAACTTCGGCAAGCTGATCCGTGGGCGTATCGATTTCATTACTCAGGAGCGGCGCACCGGGGAGCTTTACGTCGAGCACCTCCCGGGGGCAGACAGTATTACGGCGCTGCCTCGCTCGTTGAGCGTGGACTACTTGCGCGTTGCCGTGTCACGTCATTCGGCCCTGGCCGAGCGCATGCCGCAAATCGATACCGAGCTGCAACGCATGGTCGACGCCGGCGAGATTGAACGCTGGTTGAACGAAAGCGAAGCCACCTACCGGGACATGATCAACCTGCCGGTGAATACCCGATGA
- a CDS encoding response regulator transcription factor: MTPRVLIVDDDPLIRELLHAYLSQEGYEVHCAATAELAETFLASQAVDLVMLDIRLPGKDGLTLTRELRVRSEVGIILITGRNDEIDRIVGLECGADDYVIKPLSPRELVSRAKNLVRRVRHAPLQEPTASLPRQQVKQFADWALDTDRRRLIDQAGGETLLTHGEYQLLNVFLRNSGHTLSRDQLMDQIRNREWVPSDRSIDVLVGRLRRKLHDDPAKPHLIITIHGAGYLFTASVAA, encoded by the coding sequence ATGACACCTCGGGTACTGATCGTCGATGACGATCCGCTGATTCGCGAACTTCTACACGCTTATCTTTCGCAGGAAGGCTATGAAGTGCACTGCGCCGCCACGGCGGAGCTGGCCGAAACCTTCCTGGCTTCGCAGGCTGTCGATCTGGTGATGCTCGACATCCGCCTTCCGGGCAAGGACGGTCTGACCCTGACTCGCGAACTGCGTGTACGTTCGGAAGTCGGCATTATTCTGATTACCGGGCGCAACGACGAAATTGATCGTATCGTCGGCCTTGAGTGCGGCGCCGATGATTACGTCATAAAGCCCCTGAGCCCACGGGAGCTGGTGTCCCGGGCGAAAAACCTGGTGCGCCGGGTTCGCCATGCGCCCTTGCAGGAGCCCACAGCGTCATTGCCCCGCCAGCAAGTCAAACAGTTCGCAGACTGGGCACTGGACACCGACCGTCGGCGCCTGATCGACCAGGCGGGTGGCGAAACGCTGCTGACCCATGGTGAGTACCAGTTGCTCAATGTGTTTCTGCGCAACAGTGGCCATACCTTGAGCCGCGACCAGTTGATGGATCAAATACGCAATCGCGAATGGGTGCCCAGTGACCGTTCCATCGATGTCCTGGTCGGGCGCTTGCGGCGCAAGCTGCATGACGACCCCGCCAAGCCGCACTTGATCATCACCATCCATGGCGCCGGTTATCTGTTCACCGCCAGCGTAGCGGCCTGA
- a CDS encoding TetR family transcriptional regulator C-terminal domain-containing protein, whose amino-acid sequence MTQETRFSRMEPELRKANLIEATLVCLKRDGFQGASIRKISAEAGVSVGLISHHYSGKDELVAEAYMAITGRVMSLLRDAMEQAAPNARERFSAFFRASFSPEMLDPQLLEAWLAFWGAMKTAEAINLAHEHSYGEYRAELRKILNQLAQEEGWEGFDADLAAIGLSALLDGLWLESGLNPGTFTPDNGIQICEAWVDGLQAGGRRRFRLQTEGC is encoded by the coding sequence ATGACTCAGGAAACCCGTTTTTCCCGAATGGAGCCGGAGTTGCGTAAGGCCAACTTGATCGAGGCGACGCTGGTATGCCTCAAGCGCGATGGCTTTCAGGGCGCTTCGATTCGCAAAATATCGGCTGAGGCGGGGGTTTCGGTAGGGCTGATCAGCCATCACTACTCAGGTAAGGATGAACTGGTCGCCGAAGCCTATATGGCGATCACCGGCAGGGTCATGAGCTTGCTGCGCGATGCAATGGAACAGGCCGCACCCAATGCCCGCGAACGGTTTTCGGCGTTTTTTCGTGCATCGTTTTCCCCTGAGATGCTTGACCCGCAATTGCTGGAGGCCTGGCTAGCGTTCTGGGGGGCGATGAAAACCGCTGAGGCGATCAATCTTGCCCATGAGCACTCTTACGGCGAATACCGTGCCGAGTTGCGCAAGATCCTCAACCAGTTGGCGCAAGAGGAGGGCTGGGAGGGATTTGATGCCGATCTGGCCGCCATCGGCTTGAGCGCCTTGCTCGACGGCTTGTGGCTGGAGTCAGGGCTCAACCCGGGCACCTTTACGCCAGATAATGGCATCCAGATCTGCGAGGCCTGGGTCGATGGCTTGCAAGCCGGCGGCCGCCGTCGTTTCCGGCTGCAGACGGAGGGCTGTTGA
- a CDS encoding class II aldolase/adducin family protein, whose translation MNEIAPPVTAEQAMTEQRLREELAACYRLIAHFRMSDLIFTHISVRLPGPEHHFLINPYGLMFDEITASSLVKINLEGHKVESSPHPVNPAGFVIHSAIHSAREDAQCVLHTHTKAGCAVAALKCGLLPVNQISLEFYGRVAYHDYEGIALDLDEQKRLVHDFGDKSVLMLRNHGLLTVGETPGQAFMRMYYLEKACEIQLAAQACGELILPPAAVCEHTERQFNDPGRPLQEGELNDPDAMQLAWAALLRLLERVAPDYRS comes from the coding sequence ATGAATGAGATTGCACCCCCGGTCACTGCCGAGCAGGCCATGACGGAACAGCGCCTGCGTGAAGAGCTGGCCGCCTGTTATCGACTGATCGCGCACTTTCGCATGAGCGACCTGATTTTCACCCACATCTCGGTGCGCCTGCCCGGACCGGAGCATCATTTTCTGATCAACCCGTACGGGCTGATGTTTGATGAAATTACGGCGTCCAGTCTGGTCAAGATCAACCTGGAGGGACACAAGGTGGAGTCGTCGCCTCACCCGGTCAATCCGGCAGGGTTTGTGATTCACAGCGCGATTCACAGCGCTCGTGAAGATGCGCAGTGCGTGTTGCATACCCACACGAAAGCTGGCTGTGCAGTGGCCGCATTGAAGTGCGGGTTGTTACCGGTCAATCAGATTTCCCTGGAGTTCTATGGCAGGGTTGCTTATCACGACTATGAAGGTATTGCGCTGGATCTGGACGAGCAGAAGCGGCTGGTACACGACTTTGGCGACAAATCAGTATTAATGCTGCGCAACCACGGCTTGCTCACTGTCGGTGAAACTCCAGGGCAGGCTTTCATGCGTATGTACTACCTGGAAAAGGCCTGTGAGATCCAACTGGCTGCACAAGCCTGCGGTGAACTCATTCTGCCACCTGCAGCTGTCTGTGAGCACACCGAGCGACAGTTCAACGACCCCGGACGTCCGTTGCAGGAGGGTGAATTGAATGACCCGGATGCCATGCAGTTAGCGTGGGCAGCCTTGCTCCGGTTGCTGGAGCGCGTGGCGCCTGACTACCGGAGTTGA
- a CDS encoding ABC transporter substrate-binding protein has translation MKSNTLKHGFFPLILTFALGSGGAQAAPDMVVVGYGGAGQKAQDVAFFQPFSAADGSKLIQSEYNGEMARIKVMVDTGSVDWDVVQIEGPDLMRGCDEGMYERLAWKTIGNADQLIPDAVQDCGSAALVWSVAIAYDTDKLAQAPASWADFWDVKKIPGKRGLRKRAVYNLEFALLADGVKVEDVYSVLSTPAGVDRAFAKLTELKPYIQWWEAGAQPAQWLASGDVVMTSTYSGRIAAAVQNGSRLGVVWPGSLYGMDYWAIIRGSRHVDQAQRFIAFTNQPDAQVKYVEQIPYGPTNTLAAARLDSKLAGWVPTSPQNLMGALPMNVPFWVDHGEELEERFNAWASR, from the coding sequence ATGAAGTCGAATACACTCAAGCATGGTTTTTTCCCATTGATCCTTACCTTTGCCTTGGGCTCGGGTGGCGCCCAAGCCGCGCCGGACATGGTTGTCGTGGGCTATGGTGGCGCCGGTCAGAAAGCCCAGGACGTGGCCTTCTTTCAGCCGTTCAGTGCGGCAGACGGCAGCAAGTTGATCCAGAGTGAATACAACGGTGAGATGGCCCGGATCAAGGTGATGGTCGACACCGGCAGCGTCGATTGGGATGTGGTCCAGATCGAAGGCCCGGACCTGATGCGCGGGTGCGATGAGGGCATGTACGAGCGACTGGCCTGGAAGACCATCGGCAACGCGGATCAACTGATTCCCGATGCGGTTCAGGACTGTGGTTCAGCAGCTCTGGTCTGGAGCGTGGCCATTGCTTATGACACCGATAAGCTCGCGCAGGCACCTGCCTCCTGGGCAGACTTTTGGGATGTCAAAAAAATCCCCGGCAAGCGCGGGCTGCGCAAACGTGCGGTGTATAACCTCGAATTTGCTTTGCTCGCGGATGGGGTGAAAGTCGAAGACGTGTATTCGGTATTGAGCACACCGGCGGGTGTCGACCGTGCGTTCGCCAAACTGACGGAGCTCAAGCCTTACATCCAGTGGTGGGAAGCAGGCGCGCAACCGGCGCAATGGCTGGCGTCAGGTGATGTGGTCATGACCTCAACCTACAGCGGCCGCATCGCCGCCGCGGTGCAGAATGGCAGTCGTCTCGGAGTGGTCTGGCCGGGCAGCCTGTATGGCATGGACTATTGGGCAATCATCAGAGGCTCCAGGCATGTCGATCAGGCGCAACGTTTCATTGCCTTTACCAACCAGCCCGATGCGCAAGTAAAGTACGTCGAGCAGATCCCTTACGGCCCTACCAATACCCTGGCCGCAGCGCGACTGGACTCCAAACTGGCCGGGTGGGTGCCGACCTCGCCACAGAACCTGATGGGTGCGTTACCGATGAATGTGCCGTTCTGGGTTGATCACGGTGAAGAACTCGAAGAGCGCTTCAACGCGTGGGCATCCAGGTAG
- a CDS encoding oxidoreductase, with product MPTSNHGFANLFEPLQIRGKRLKNRIMSSGHDTSMPTDNLVNEQLIAYHRARAEGGAGLIVLQVAGVHDSARYTSHVLMATDDACIEGYRKLADTCHAHGTLVLSQIFHPGREIMESSDGLLAVAYSSSAVPNERFHVMPRALDQAMIDDIVEGYGAAARRLHQAGLDGVEVVASHGYLPAQFINPRINQRTDGYNGDLEQRLRFLREVIAAVRANTDDQFIIGMRISADERDAEGLTEDESLAAVKSLQQQLDYIHIVAGTSASLAGAVHIVPPMAIEPAYLAKEAGTFKASLSIPLFVTGRINQPQEAELIIARGQADVCGMTRALICDPQMPNKTDAGRSEDVRACIACNQACIGHFHKGLPISCIQHPETGRELIFGSVQPTVQRKRIMIAGGGPAGMKAAAIAAERGHDVTLYEASSQLGGQVLLAQLLPRRSEFGGASTNLQREMQLAGVRVVRNTRVDRALVERERPDLVIVATGAEPYWPAFERGGELQVVDAWQVLRDEVKPGRSVLVVDWRCDWIGPGIAERLMRAGHQVQLAVNGTHCGENLPLYVRDQLAGELHRLGIPVTPYARLYGCDDSTVYMQHTASGEPMLFEQIDTLVLCQGHQPVDTLGAELQGLVEFRRIGDCLAPRTVEEAIYEGLKVAWEL from the coding sequence ATGCCGACTTCAAACCACGGGTTTGCGAACCTCTTCGAGCCGCTGCAGATTCGTGGCAAGCGCCTCAAGAACCGCATCATGTCCAGCGGTCACGACACGTCGATGCCCACCGACAATCTGGTCAATGAACAATTGATCGCCTATCACCGGGCGCGTGCCGAAGGGGGGGCGGGGCTGATCGTGCTGCAGGTGGCCGGGGTGCATGACAGCGCGCGGTATACCTCCCATGTGTTGATGGCCACCGACGACGCGTGCATCGAGGGCTACAGGAAACTGGCTGACACCTGTCATGCCCACGGCACGCTGGTGCTTTCGCAGATTTTCCATCCCGGGCGGGAAATCATGGAGTCCAGCGATGGCCTGCTGGCGGTTGCCTACTCGTCTTCAGCCGTCCCCAACGAGCGCTTTCACGTCATGCCGCGCGCGCTGGATCAGGCCATGATCGACGACATCGTCGAAGGCTACGGCGCAGCCGCCAGGCGTTTGCATCAAGCCGGCCTGGACGGTGTGGAAGTGGTCGCCAGTCATGGTTATCTGCCCGCGCAGTTCATCAACCCGCGGATCAATCAACGCACCGACGGTTACAACGGTGACCTGGAACAGCGCCTGCGGTTTTTGCGTGAGGTCATCGCAGCAGTGCGTGCCAACACCGATGACCAGTTCATCATCGGCATGCGCATCTCCGCCGACGAACGCGATGCCGAAGGCCTGACTGAAGACGAGTCGCTGGCGGCGGTGAAATCATTGCAACAACAGCTGGATTACATCCACATCGTCGCGGGCACCTCGGCCTCCCTGGCCGGTGCCGTGCACATCGTACCGCCAATGGCCATCGAACCGGCTTATCTGGCCAAGGAAGCCGGAACCTTCAAGGCCAGCCTGTCGATTCCATTGTTTGTCACGGGACGGATCAACCAGCCACAGGAAGCCGAACTGATCATTGCCCGCGGTCAGGCCGATGTGTGCGGCATGACCCGCGCGCTGATCTGCGATCCGCAAATGCCGAACAAGACCGATGCCGGGCGCAGCGAAGATGTGCGGGCGTGTATTGCCTGCAATCAGGCGTGCATCGGGCATTTCCACAAAGGCCTGCCAATCTCCTGTATCCAGCACCCGGAAACGGGTCGGGAGTTGATATTCGGCTCAGTACAGCCGACCGTACAGCGTAAACGCATCATGATCGCAGGTGGCGGGCCCGCCGGGATGAAGGCGGCAGCCATCGCCGCCGAACGCGGGCATGACGTCACACTCTACGAAGCCAGTTCGCAACTGGGTGGGCAAGTCTTGCTGGCACAACTGCTGCCCCGGCGCAGTGAGTTCGGCGGAGCCAGCACCAATTTGCAGCGGGAAATGCAACTGGCCGGCGTACGTGTTGTGCGCAACACACGCGTGGATCGCGCGCTGGTCGAGCGCGAAAGACCGGATCTGGTCATCGTGGCAACCGGTGCAGAGCCCTACTGGCCGGCCTTTGAACGCGGCGGCGAACTTCAAGTGGTGGATGCCTGGCAGGTACTGCGCGACGAGGTCAAACCCGGCCGCTCAGTGCTCGTGGTCGATTGGCGCTGTGACTGGATAGGCCCCGGCATCGCCGAACGCCTGATGCGCGCCGGCCATCAGGTGCAACTGGCCGTCAACGGCACCCATTGCGGGGAAAATCTGCCGCTGTACGTGCGTGATCAACTGGCGGGCGAGCTGCATCGACTGGGGATTCCAGTCACGCCTTATGCGCGTCTTTACGGTTGCGACGACAGCACGGTGTACATGCAACACACCGCCAGTGGCGAGCCGATGCTGTTTGAGCAAATCGACACGCTAGTCCTGTGCCAGGGCCACCAGCCCGTGGATACCCTGGGCGCGGAGCTGCAGGGGCTGGTGGAGTTTCGCCGCATCGGCGACTGCCTCGCACCGCGTACCGTCGAAGAAGCCATTTATGAAGGATTGAAGGTTGCCTGGGAGCTTTGA
- a CDS encoding cupin domain-containing protein — protein sequence MSNSSKLPPGCTAPVKQGGATEPHFLGTRIRGLRKRRGMTLTALAEMSELTAGYISQLERNLAYPSIPALFNIARSLGVTIQWFFASEAGSAPEDSGYVVRKNSRMSVHYEDGIVDQLLTPQPNRQLEILHSRFPPGTYSQQSYSHEGEEAGYLLTGSFELWVSDRHFQLNEGDSFSFSSQEPHRYGNPGEVDAVVIWIITPPTF from the coding sequence ATGAGCAATAGCAGCAAACTGCCGCCGGGCTGCACCGCGCCCGTCAAACAGGGCGGCGCAACAGAGCCGCACTTCCTCGGCACGCGGATTCGCGGTTTGCGCAAGCGCAGGGGCATGACATTGACCGCCCTGGCAGAAATGAGCGAACTGACGGCGGGTTATATCAGCCAGCTTGAACGCAATCTGGCCTATCCCTCCATTCCGGCACTGTTCAATATCGCCCGAAGCCTGGGGGTCACCATTCAATGGTTTTTCGCCAGCGAAGCAGGCTCAGCGCCCGAGGACAGTGGCTACGTGGTGCGCAAGAACAGCCGCATGAGCGTGCATTACGAGGACGGTATCGTTGACCAGTTACTGACCCCGCAGCCCAATCGTCAGCTGGAAATCCTGCACTCGCGGTTCCCGCCCGGCACTTACAGTCAACAAAGCTACAGCCATGAGGGTGAAGAAGCCGGGTACCTGCTCACTGGCAGTTTTGAACTGTGGGTCAGCGACCGTCATTTCCAGCTCAATGAAGGCGACAGTTTCAGTTTTTCCAGCCAGGAACCGCACCGTTACGGCAATCCCGGCGAGGTCGATGCCGTGGTGATCTGGATCATCACACCGCCGACCTTTTGA